AGAAATAACCAGCTTTCCTTTAAAAGGAATGCCGAACATGAAATTTCATGCGCGAAAGTGGCGAAGAAAGAGCGGGTggagaatataatataagtgtAAATGTGCGAGACTGCGTAGATGATAGAGTGGACGAATACAAGAGAGCGTGTACGTATAATATCCTTTTAGTTCTCGTTAAAAACGAAAGTCAACATACTGATTATACAATGGAGAGTACGCAAacggtgaatttttttttgttaggaGAGTTTTTCTATTACGTATAAATATCTCCGccgattaattattataaatatatatatataaatatatgaatCGTACATTGCGAGAGGTAAAAGTTTATTTGACTAAGAACAATGATCGGTGATGTGCGAAAGAGGTAGAGACAcagcgagaaagaaagacaGAGGAGACGAAGATGCGAGAGTAAAGAGAGTATAAGGAAAAAGTGCGCGCAGCAGTCCACGAACGATTAAAATCCGCGagaaaaagttaacaaataaaatatactatACAAAGAATTATTATGTCCGAAAGACGAGGAGGCATTCGTGCTTTGCTGCGCGCACGCCTTTAACTAGGCTATTCGTAGGGTCTGTTAATATTAAGATTAAGAACGATAAATATACGATTACATTACGGTGGAATTTCAAAGATTCTCAAAGGATTCAATGATACTTGCAACTTCAAGAATTTCTCAGTATATGTCTGCAATCATGTATTATAGAAAGAAATGATTcgattcaataaaaataatgcgaAAACGTCGAGTCTTTTTCGAAGCTCCTCCTCTTGCCTACAATCCTTGATAATAATCACAAGAAATGATCCAGAATTccaaattcatattttttttattgtatttctaTCAATGAAAACATTAATCATATGTATACAAGTTTACCGttacatatgtatatttatatataatttatacatgtctatttttcatttacatgATAATATATAAAGAACCATAGTAAATCAATAGTAAACATAACAGATAAAAAGTTTTCGACTGTATAAGGAGATTTCTAAATGTTATGTgcattaaaatgaaacaattttttttatgcaaaTATTATCGATTGCATTTTATATGGAAAAGACTTTTTTTCTCGTAATCGAAAAGCTACGCTTTTAAGCTTTTTACAGCCTGGAAACGATATAGAAAATTCATTCACCCCTTGATACAATCACTCGACATACCTAATTATCTTACTTTTCTCAATGCTTAACTTTTTACTTGGCGCGCTAATGCGGCttagaataacaaaaaatataatattttatacagTATAATAGATATCGCAATCTGTTAAATACATCgttatttgcatttattctgTTCGCTTATAGTGTAGACAATTAGCAAATTACTTTCTTTGTAAATCACTCGCTTTGGAGGACtgataaacattttttaagcaTTTCCGCGTGAGCCTGAAACAGAAATTGAATAGTTAAATATGGGACGCGAGTTTAACGAGAAATCGATCGAAAGTAGCAATTTACCTTGGCGTGCTTTATTTCGAACTCGGTAAGATCGATAAGATTCTTTTTAAAGGCAGCTACTCTTCTTGTTTTGAAATCCAAAAGTTCtaaacaatggaaaattcGAAATACAAACGTAAGTATCAATCCAAAGTCAAATGTTTAACTTGACTAAATCGATAACAAATTACCTTCTTTTCCTTTATCCGACATTTGCTCAAATTTAGAACACGCTTCAGTTTGAGCCTGTTCCGCCTACAATACGAAACACAAAATTTAGTATGATGCGGGGCACTATCCGATTTATCAATAATTTGAATTGATCGATCTCCCACATTCGAGAAGCAAAAGTCCATTGAACATAAGCATATAATCATGCATAATAAACCATATGTTGCATGCTCAATTTAAATTCACAATGTACATCTTTAATGTggacaaaaaatgaaataactctgaatacaataaaaaaatgataaaaattactCATAAATAGTTGCAACAGACAATATCTATACATATCACATTAATAGATATAcatgaaaaaatgaattattaatcACGAAAATTAATCTTTGCACATAATGACAATAAAATTCCATGTTTCATATAAGAAAAAGACACACCTCTGCAACCTCCTGTGCCTTTAGGAGCAAGAAAAGTTGAATTAGTTATAAGAGGCCATAAAAATTGGTTAAATACAGTGtattaaaacatttaaaatcaGCAACAAAACTTTAGTAATTATATACACTTtgaatatatacaaaatttttaaatttgtaagaaattaaaaatttaaagctTGCTGCTTTCTtgttgaattgaaaattttgaatactttaaatttgaatggaaaatgaaaaatacgtaCGGCATGAACATCCTTATTTTTGGCACGTGCTCTTTCCAAAGCTCTATTCGCAGTTTCGTAGGTATGCAACGCCTTTAACCTTCGGATCAACAACCGCTTCGCAGCTGCTGTATCTCTCATATAATAGCGTAAAGTATCGGAAAGTTTCAAATCTTCATCGGACGCTACGCGACCTTCTActttctaaaataaataaatcatcgtCAATAATTGTTGCTGTTTTATAAGTGTAATTTAACTTGTTTTATTTACCCGAAGTTTTTCAAACGTTTCggctatttttgttaataactTTTCAAGCTTTCCCGTATCCGTTGTGGCAAGTTGTAAAAGGTTAGTAGAAATTTTAATGTATGAATCAGCCACGTCTTTGTGCTTTGTCGTTTGACGATCGGCGCGACTTGTCGCCTCTTTCAAATTATGGTGGTATTGTGTAAGAAATGTCATTTCTTGGTCAAAGAAGTCATTGACATCTTTAACTGTGGCTGACAAGTAATACTCATCTTTTGTTTTAGAAAAAGACTTCATCAAACCACCAAACATTTccattttgtttttacctAAATCAATCATGGATGATTATATACAACGTTGAATTGCCTTTTGATGGATGTGAAACAATTCTAGCTTACCTCTGACACAGAGATCTTGATCGTACTCTAGAAAAACTCTGAGGTTGTGGTCATTTCGGAACACTGGATGGTGTGCAAGGCG
The sequence above is a segment of the Nasonia vitripennis strain AsymCx chromosome 3, Nvit_psr_1.1, whole genome shotgun sequence genome. Coding sequences within it:
- the LOC100119290 gene encoding sorting nexin-6 isoform X4, whose amino-acid sequence is MMDGICDTTDIINSVPTKKTISNESSLEHNDKALQVDISDALSEKDKVKFTVHTKTTLPDFQKSEFFVVRQHEEFVWLHDRFEENEEYAGYIIPPCPPRPDFDASREKLQKLGEGEGSMTREEFMKMKQELEAEYLATFKKTVAMHEMFLTRLAHHPVFRNDHNLRVFLEYDQDLCVRGKNKMEMFGGLMKSFSKTKDEYYLSATVKDVNDFFDQEMTFLTQYHHNLKEATSRADRQTTKHKDVADSYIKISTNLLQLATTDTGKLEKLLTKIAETFEKLRKVEGRVASDEDLKLSDTLRYYMRDTAAAKRLLIRRLKALHTYETANRALERARAKNKDVHAAEQAQTEACSKFEQMSDKGKEELLDFKTRRVAAFKKNLIDLTEFEIKHAKAHAEMLKKCLSVLQSE
- the LOC100119290 gene encoding sorting nexin-6 isoform X2, translated to MMDGICDTTDIINSVPTKKTISNESSLEHNDKALQVDISDALSEKDKVKFTVHTKTTLPDFQKSEFFVVRQHEEFVWLHDRFEENEEYAGYIIPPCPPRPDFDASREKLQKLGEGEGSMTREEFMKMKQELEAEYLATFKKTVAMHEMFLTRLAHHPVFRNDHNLRVFLEYDQDLCVRGKNKMEMFGGLMKSFSKTKDEYYLSATVKDVNDFFDQEMTFLTQYHHNLKEATSRADRQTTKHKDVADSYIKISTNLLQLATTDTGKLEKLLTKIAETFEKLRKVEGRVASDEDLKLSDTLRYYMRDTAAAKRLLIRRLKALHTYETANRALERARAKNKDVHAAQEVAEAEQAQTEACSKFEQMSDKGKEELLDFKTRRVAAFKKNLIDLTEFEIKHAKAHAEMLKKCLSVLQSE
- the LOC100119290 gene encoding sorting nexin-6 isoform X3, encoding MLQDGICDTTDIINSVPTKKTISNESSLEHNDKALQVDISDALSEKDKVKFTVHTKTTLPDFQKSEFFVVRQHEEFVWLHDRFEENEEYAGYIIPPCPPRPDFDASREKLQKLGEGEGSMTREEFMKMKQELEAEYLATFKKTVAMHEMFLTRLAHHPVFRNDHNLRVFLEYDQDLCVRGKNKMEMFGGLMKSFSKTKDEYYLSATVKDVNDFFDQEMTFLTQYHHNLKEATSRADRQTTKHKDVADSYIKISTNLLQLATTDTGKLEKLLTKIAETFEKLRKVEGRVASDEDLKLSDTLRYYMRDTAAAKRLLIRRLKALHTYETANRALERARAKNKDVHAAEQAQTEACSKFEQMSDKGKEELLDFKTRRVAAFKKNLIDLTEFEIKHAKAHAEMLKKCLSVLQSE
- the LOC100119290 gene encoding sorting nexin-6 isoform X1, with amino-acid sequence MLQDGICDTTDIINSVPTKKTISNESSLEHNDKALQVDISDALSEKDKVKFTVHTKTTLPDFQKSEFFVVRQHEEFVWLHDRFEENEEYAGYIIPPCPPRPDFDASREKLQKLGEGEGSMTREEFMKMKQELEAEYLATFKKTVAMHEMFLTRLAHHPVFRNDHNLRVFLEYDQDLCVRGKNKMEMFGGLMKSFSKTKDEYYLSATVKDVNDFFDQEMTFLTQYHHNLKEATSRADRQTTKHKDVADSYIKISTNLLQLATTDTGKLEKLLTKIAETFEKLRKVEGRVASDEDLKLSDTLRYYMRDTAAAKRLLIRRLKALHTYETANRALERARAKNKDVHAAQEVAEAEQAQTEACSKFEQMSDKGKEELLDFKTRRVAAFKKNLIDLTEFEIKHAKAHAEMLKKCLSVLQSE